A DNA window from Shewanella baltica contains the following coding sequences:
- the brnQ gene encoding branched-chain amino acid transport system II carrier protein produces the protein MGLPVQDNQMSIADTLGLGFMTFAFFLGAGNLIFPPFAGMLAGGNMPLAMLGFLITAVGLPLVGLIAVAKAQGKVMAMLPVFAATTLAIAIYIIIGPAFAAPRTGLVAYEIGAKPFIDDTTATFLLGSLELNLSQLLYTMCFFTVTMLLALFPGKLLDSVGKVLTPILLILLVGLAASVMFLPASEVGQAVGDYQNHPLTKGILEGYNTMDTLASLMFGMLIIDILRKKGIDQPSAQTKYLIRAAFIAAAGLAFVYVSLFFLGATAGDIAIGAKNGGEILTNYVTREFGDLGSVLLSSVVTLACLTTAVGLVSACSEFFNELMPKLSYRFLVIFLSVICAVIANVGLTQLIAISIPVLMTIYPVAIALVVITFLTAYFANPQFAHRAVLSVALFFGIFDGLKVAASSLTGADGQAVNGLAQGFIHVVDVMSPVLSKLPLYEEGMAWLLPTIATIVLCLVFGRGRDQTAAA, from the coding sequence ATGGGGCTTCCAGTGCAAGACAATCAGATGAGTATCGCAGATACATTGGGCTTAGGTTTTATGACCTTCGCATTCTTTTTAGGGGCAGGTAACCTAATTTTTCCACCGTTCGCGGGAATGTTAGCGGGCGGTAATATGCCCCTCGCCATGTTGGGTTTTTTGATTACCGCCGTAGGTTTACCTTTAGTTGGACTGATTGCTGTCGCTAAGGCTCAAGGTAAGGTTATGGCTATGCTGCCAGTATTTGCAGCAACGACATTGGCTATCGCGATTTATATCATTATCGGCCCTGCGTTTGCTGCGCCGCGTACCGGTTTAGTGGCTTACGAGATTGGCGCTAAGCCCTTTATCGATGACACCACGGCCACATTTTTACTGGGCAGTTTAGAACTGAATCTGTCGCAACTGCTATACACCATGTGTTTCTTCACTGTCACTATGTTATTAGCGCTTTTCCCTGGCAAGCTGCTCGATAGCGTAGGTAAAGTATTAACGCCTATTTTATTGATCTTGTTAGTTGGATTGGCTGCATCTGTGATGTTTTTACCCGCATCCGAAGTGGGCCAAGCCGTAGGCGATTATCAAAACCATCCGCTGACCAAAGGTATTTTGGAAGGCTACAACACTATGGATACGTTAGCGTCCTTGATGTTTGGTATGCTGATTATCGATATCCTGCGCAAAAAGGGGATTGATCAACCGAGTGCTCAAACTAAATATCTGATCCGCGCCGCCTTTATTGCTGCCGCTGGTTTAGCCTTTGTGTATGTGTCGCTGTTCTTTTTAGGTGCGACCGCAGGCGATATCGCCATCGGTGCTAAAAATGGCGGCGAGATCTTAACAAACTATGTGACCCGTGAATTTGGTGATTTAGGCTCAGTCTTACTGTCATCGGTCGTGACCTTAGCTTGTTTAACCACAGCGGTCGGTCTTGTAAGTGCATGTTCAGAGTTCTTCAATGAGCTGATGCCTAAACTGTCTTACCGTTTCCTAGTGATCTTCTTAAGCGTGATTTGTGCTGTGATTGCTAACGTGGGTCTTACGCAGCTTATCGCCATCAGTATTCCTGTGTTAATGACGATTTATCCTGTGGCAATCGCCTTAGTGGTCATCACTTTCTTGACCGCTTACTTTGCGAATCCGCAGTTTGCACACCGTGCAGTACTGAGCGTGGCACTGTTTTTCGGCATCTTCGATGGCCTTAAAGTGGCGGCAAGCAGCCTGACTGGCGCTGATGGTCAAGCGGTGAATGGCTTAGCACAGGGCTTTATCCATGTCGTGGATGTGATGTCTCCCGTGTTATCTAAGCTGCCACTCTATGAAGAAGGCATGGCTTGGTTACTGCCAACGATTGCAACCATAGTACTGTGTTTAGTGTTCGGTCGTGGTCGTGATCAAACGGCTGCTGCTTAA
- the xerD gene encoding site-specific tyrosine recombinase XerD translates to MPKTYQPDPLIDVFLDDLWSSKGLSDNTLSAYRTDLRHFDRYQAQQGVTLLAVSQADVRAYLAFRVEQDFARTSSARLLSSLRRFYTYLVQTKQISADPMALVESPKLTRHLPDSLSESQVDRLLSEPNVEDAVECRDKAMLELLYATGLRVSELVGLTMEQMSLRQGLVRIVGKGGKERLVPLGELAITEVESYMKFARQELLGNKQSDVVFPSKRGQMMTRQTFWHRIKLYALRAGIETALSPHTLRHAFATHLLNHGADLRVVQLLLGHSDLSTTQIYTHVARARLQELHQQHHPRG, encoded by the coding sequence GTGCCTAAGACATATCAGCCCGATCCGCTCATTGATGTTTTTCTTGATGATCTCTGGTCGAGCAAGGGACTGAGTGACAACACCTTATCGGCCTATCGCACCGATTTGCGCCATTTTGATCGTTATCAAGCTCAGCAAGGGGTAACGCTGCTTGCGGTTTCTCAGGCCGATGTCAGGGCGTATTTAGCCTTTAGAGTTGAGCAGGATTTTGCGCGCACCAGTAGCGCTCGGCTGCTCAGCAGTTTACGGCGTTTCTATACCTATTTAGTGCAGACCAAGCAGATTTCAGCCGATCCTATGGCCCTAGTTGAGTCGCCTAAATTAACCCGCCATTTACCCGATTCATTGAGTGAATCGCAGGTCGATCGCTTGTTGTCTGAGCCCAATGTGGAAGATGCCGTCGAATGTCGCGACAAAGCCATGCTAGAGCTGTTGTATGCGACAGGCTTGAGGGTGAGCGAGCTCGTTGGCTTGACGATGGAGCAGATGAGCCTGCGCCAAGGCTTAGTGCGCATTGTGGGTAAGGGCGGCAAAGAGCGTCTTGTGCCGCTGGGTGAATTAGCGATTACCGAGGTCGAGAGCTACATGAAGTTTGCGCGCCAAGAGTTGCTCGGCAATAAACAGTCCGATGTGGTGTTTCCGTCAAAACGCGGGCAGATGATGACGCGGCAAACCTTTTGGCATCGGATTAAGCTGTATGCCCTGCGTGCTGGGATTGAAACCGCATTATCACCGCACACATTGCGCCATGCTTTTGCTACCCATTTGCTCAATCACGGTGCCGATCTGCGGGTGGTGCAATTGCTGTTAGGCCATAGCGACCTGTCAACCACGCAGATTTATACCCATGTGGCGCGGGCAAGGTTGCAGGAATTGCATCAACAGCATCATCCAAGAGGCTGA